The following proteins are co-located in the Desulfonatronum sp. SC1 genome:
- the clpS gene encoding ATP-dependent Clp protease adapter ClpS — protein sequence MNVEISDPRIEGDIEVDDLLEQPKRYKVLLHNDDYTTMEFVVHVLKVIFGKNENEAAAIMLKVHQDGVGLCGVYTAEIAEAKVALVRHMARKNGFPLKCTMEEE from the coding sequence TTGAACGTGGAAATTTCCGATCCCCGGATCGAGGGAGACATTGAGGTTGATGACCTTCTGGAGCAACCGAAGCGATACAAGGTCTTGTTGCACAATGACGATTACACGACCATGGAATTCGTCGTGCATGTTCTGAAGGTGATCTTTGGAAAGAATGAGAACGAGGCCGCCGCGATCATGCTTAAGGTGCATCAGGATGGCGTGGGACTCTGCGGCGTTTACACCGCGGAAATCGCCGAGGCCAAGGTGGCTTTGGTTCGGCACATGGCCAGAAAGAATGGTTTTCCACTGAAATGTACCATGGAAGAGGAATAG
- the clpA gene encoding ATP-dependent Clp protease ATP-binding subunit ClpA, giving the protein MVSKELQRSFLVAVREARVRNHEFLTLEHLLYAMIRNSTAKDILEHCGVELVKLKGQLERFFLDHMQIMPAGGMTEVVQTPSLQRVIQRAILHVQSSGKVEVSVGDVLASICQEQESYANYFLQSYGVDRLDILEYISHGVPTHDHQGQPEDESCTQCRTQSQKQKKESFLEQFTVDLVAKAKNGEIDPLVGRKLELLRTMQILARRRKNNPIYVGDPGVGKTALAEGLALRIAEGDVPEYLGKAKVYALDMGAVLAGTKYRGDFEARIKGVLKELESVPDAILFIDEIHTIVGAGATSSGSMDASNLLKPALASGKLRCIGSTTYEEFKNHFEKDRALSRRFQKVEIPEPSRDETLQILQGLRPYYEDHHGVRYAPNSLEAAVDLSMRHINERFLPDKAIDVIDEAGAVFKLNPKSRKKNLIRPLEMEQVVARMARIPETRVSASDKSQLQELEGRLKEVIFGQNEAVESLARAIKRSRAGLGAENKPTGSFLLTGPTGVGKTELARQVAQILNVNFLRFDMSEYMEKHAVARLIGAPPGYIGFEQGGLLTDAIRKHPHTVLLLDEIEKAHPDLFNILLQVMDYATLTDNAGRKADFRNTILLMTSNAGAQDMCATSIGFGEPGKDDRSHLSKKAVEKLFSPEFRNRLDATICFHSLTTEVMEKIVTKFVEELNTQLKDKKVVVTLTPQALTWLAERGFDQSFGARPLGRLIQTSIKDPLTDEILFGRLLKGGTVRVDAPVSDQDRGEDEALVFEFA; this is encoded by the coding sequence ATGGTGAGCAAGGAATTGCAACGCTCGTTTTTGGTCGCCGTGCGCGAAGCCAGGGTCCGCAACCATGAGTTTTTGACCCTGGAGCACTTGCTGTACGCAATGATCCGGAACTCTACGGCCAAGGACATCCTGGAGCATTGCGGCGTGGAGTTGGTCAAGCTGAAGGGGCAGTTGGAGCGGTTTTTTTTAGATCACATGCAGATCATGCCGGCGGGCGGAATGACCGAGGTTGTCCAGACTCCCAGCCTGCAACGAGTCATTCAGCGGGCTATTTTGCATGTCCAGTCCTCGGGCAAGGTCGAGGTCAGCGTGGGCGATGTCCTGGCTTCCATTTGTCAGGAACAGGAGTCCTACGCCAATTACTTTCTGCAATCCTATGGCGTGGATCGACTGGATATTCTGGAATACATCTCCCACGGCGTTCCAACCCACGACCATCAGGGACAGCCTGAGGACGAGTCCTGCACGCAGTGCCGAACCCAGAGTCAGAAACAGAAGAAAGAATCGTTTCTGGAGCAGTTCACCGTCGATTTGGTGGCCAAGGCCAAGAACGGCGAGATCGATCCTTTGGTGGGCCGAAAGCTGGAGCTGCTCCGGACCATGCAGATCCTGGCCAGGAGGCGCAAGAACAATCCCATTTACGTAGGCGACCCCGGCGTGGGCAAAACCGCCCTGGCCGAAGGTTTGGCGTTGCGCATCGCCGAAGGGGACGTGCCGGAGTATCTGGGCAAGGCCAAGGTGTACGCCCTGGACATGGGCGCGGTGTTGGCCGGGACCAAGTACCGCGGCGATTTTGAAGCCCGGATCAAGGGCGTACTCAAGGAATTGGAGTCCGTTCCGGACGCGATCCTGTTTATTGACGAAATTCACACCATCGTAGGGGCTGGGGCCACCAGCAGCGGGAGCATGGACGCTTCCAACCTGCTCAAGCCGGCCCTGGCCTCGGGTAAGCTGCGCTGCATCGGCTCCACCACTTACGAGGAGTTCAAAAATCATTTTGAAAAGGACCGAGCACTTTCACGCCGCTTTCAGAAAGTAGAGATCCCCGAGCCCAGCCGGGACGAGACCCTGCAGATATTGCAAGGGCTGCGTCCGTACTACGAAGATCATCACGGGGTGCGCTACGCGCCAAACTCCCTGGAGGCCGCGGTGGACCTCTCCATGCGCCACATCAACGAGCGGTTTTTGCCGGACAAGGCCATCGACGTGATCGACGAGGCCGGCGCGGTATTCAAGCTCAATCCCAAGAGTCGCAAGAAAAACCTGATCCGTCCGCTGGAAATGGAACAGGTCGTGGCCCGGATGGCCCGAATCCCCGAAACACGGGTCTCGGCCTCGGACAAAAGCCAACTTCAGGAACTGGAAGGGCGGTTGAAGGAAGTTATTTTTGGGCAAAACGAAGCCGTGGAGAGTCTGGCCCGGGCCATCAAGCGCTCACGAGCCGGACTGGGAGCGGAAAACAAGCCCACCGGCAGCTTCCTGCTCACCGGGCCCACGGGAGTGGGAAAGACTGAACTGGCTCGGCAGGTGGCCCAAATCCTGAACGTTAATTTTTTGCGCTTTGATATGAGCGAGTACATGGAAAAGCACGCTGTGGCCCGGCTGATCGGCGCGCCTCCAGGCTACATCGGCTTCGAGCAGGGCGGCCTGCTTACGGACGCCATCCGCAAGCACCCGCACACCGTGCTTTTGCTGGACGAGATCGAGAAGGCCCACCCGGACCTGTTCAACATCCTGTTGCAGGTCATGGACTACGCCACCTTGACCGACAACGCCGGACGCAAGGCCGACTTCCGGAACACCATCCTCCTGATGACCTCCAACGCCGGGGCCCAGGACATGTGCGCCACGAGCATCGGGTTCGGCGAGCCCGGCAAAGACGATCGGAGCCATCTGAGCAAAAAGGCCGTGGAAAAGCTGTTCTCCCCGGAGTTCCGCAACCGGCTGGACGCCACCATCTGCTTCCACTCCCTGACCACCGAGGTCATGGAAAAAATCGTGACCAAATTCGTGGAGGAGCTGAACACGCAGCTTAAGGACAAAAAGGTGGTCGTCACCCTGACCCCGCAAGCTCTAACTTGGCTCGCGGAACGCGGCTTTGACCAGTCCTTCGGGGCCAGACCACTGGGCCGCTTGATTCAAACCTCCATCAAGGACCCCTTGACCGACGAAATCCTGTTCGGTCGATTGCTCAAGGGCGGCACGGTGCGGGTGGATGCTCCCGTTTCGGATCAAGATCGAGGCGAGGACGAAGCCTTGGTGTTTGAATTTGCCTGA
- a CDS encoding chemotaxis protein CheD: MTDFSNYPVFHLHIGECFLSKDPTLVCTVLGSCVAVSFYQPAIRLGGIFHALLPDSAEHNDEHIAKQPCRFVNHSIQNILSAVERHGGRRKDIQIKVFGGAELFGFTGGKSSSAGSVGRKNVQMAIMELERAGLRVLASDVGGPVGRKLYFLSHTGEVWIKRIKRSVFPDDRAVCSRSTIQQNELKR; encoded by the coding sequence ATGACGGATTTTTCGAACTATCCGGTTTTTCATCTCCATATCGGTGAATGCTTCCTGTCCAAGGATCCGACGCTGGTCTGCACGGTACTGGGCTCCTGCGTCGCGGTATCCTTTTATCAGCCAGCCATTCGCCTGGGTGGCATTTTTCACGCCCTGCTGCCGGATTCAGCGGAGCACAACGACGAGCATATCGCCAAGCAACCCTGTCGGTTCGTGAACCATTCCATCCAGAACATCCTGTCGGCGGTGGAACGCCATGGAGGGCGACGCAAGGACATTCAGATCAAGGTCTTCGGCGGCGCGGAACTGTTTGGGTTCACCGGAGGTAAAAGTTCCTCCGCGGGCAGCGTCGGTCGCAAGAACGTCCAAATGGCGATCATGGAATTGGAGCGGGCCGGGTTGCGCGTTTTGGCCTCGGATGTCGGCGGCCCCGTGGGGCGAAAATTGTATTTCTTGAGTCACACGGGCGAGGTGTGGATCAAGCGGATCAAACGGTCAGTTTTTCCGGATGATCGAGCAGTCTGCTCCCGTTCAACGATCCAGCAAAACGAGTTAAAGCGATGA
- a CDS encoding tetratricopeptide repeat protein, giving the protein MYENQLAAVQLLKKYEVVIKDFVLDQRGYCLVFTDDTIAVKILRNTFSSHLQLKDCMRFALREEELLKDTRRIIDIKGKPLFFIERVVNSRSNNQLIKFLKVTYPESHIILMTTEADRNLLVYLHEIGADNFIVKPVSVNTLVEKIALTIRPQGQLPKLVGQGKDLIQKGDYDKALEVVEKILEIKPNSSAALMIRGDAFLRQGRDDEALQAYLQAAQHAKMYLEPLKKIVDYFREKNDVGAQLEYLEKLERLSPMNMDRKIEIGELHLDQGNTEEADTYFKEAVKISNKQAKDMIDHVKLTVAEACMKKDASLAEKYFREILEGKSTLTQSDVHVFNRLGIALRKQGKWEQAVKEFKKVLNVASDAEIVHYNIGMAYMEGGRFWDAHDAFEKAMKISKINMFSNDITAFNIGVAMQQVRKKQEALELYLRVKDLNPDFPGIDKRIADVS; this is encoded by the coding sequence ATGTATGAGAATCAGCTGGCCGCGGTTCAGCTACTCAAGAAATACGAGGTGGTGATCAAGGATTTTGTTCTGGATCAGCGTGGGTATTGTCTTGTTTTTACCGATGATACCATTGCGGTGAAAATTCTGCGCAATACATTTTCCAGCCACCTTCAGTTGAAGGACTGCATGCGGTTCGCGCTGCGCGAGGAGGAATTGCTTAAAGACACCCGCCGGATCATCGACATCAAGGGCAAGCCGCTTTTTTTTATAGAGCGCGTCGTCAACAGCCGCAGCAACAATCAGTTGATCAAGTTTTTGAAGGTTACGTATCCGGAATCCCATATCATCCTGATGACCACGGAAGCAGATCGTAATCTTTTGGTTTATTTGCACGAGATTGGGGCCGACAATTTTATTGTCAAGCCGGTTTCCGTGAATACGCTGGTCGAGAAGATCGCTCTGACCATCCGCCCCCAAGGACAGTTGCCCAAACTGGTGGGGCAGGGCAAGGACCTGATTCAAAAGGGAGACTATGACAAAGCCCTGGAAGTGGTGGAAAAGATTCTGGAGATCAAGCCTAACAGTTCCGCGGCCCTGATGATCCGGGGAGACGCCTTTCTTCGGCAGGGGCGGGACGACGAAGCCCTGCAAGCTTATCTCCAAGCGGCCCAGCATGCCAAGATGTATTTGGAGCCGTTAAAAAAGATCGTTGATTATTTTCGGGAAAAGAACGACGTTGGGGCTCAACTGGAATATCTGGAAAAGCTGGAACGCCTCAGCCCGATGAACATGGACCGCAAGATCGAGATCGGCGAACTGCACTTGGACCAGGGGAATACGGAGGAAGCCGATACGTACTTCAAGGAGGCCGTGAAGATTTCCAACAAGCAGGCCAAGGATATGATCGATCACGTCAAACTGACCGTGGCCGAGGCCTGCATGAAAAAGGACGCGTCTCTGGCCGAAAAGTATTTTCGTGAGATTTTGGAAGGTAAGTCCACCTTGACCCAGTCCGACGTCCATGTTTTCAACAGGCTGGGCATCGCCTTGCGCAAGCAGGGCAAGTGGGAGCAGGCCGTCAAGGAATTCAAGAAGGTGCTCAACGTGGCCTCCGACGCGGAGATCGTTCACTACAACATCGGCATGGCCTACATGGAAGGCGGCCGATTCTGGGACGCCCACGATGCGTTTGAGAAGGCGATGAAGATTAGCAAAATCAATATGTTCTCCAACGATATCACCGCGTTCAATATTGGGGTGGCCATGCAGCAAGTTCGGAAAAAGCAAGAGGCCCTGGAATTGTACCTCCGGGTCAAGGATCTGAATCCGGACTTTCCCGGAATTGACAAGCGTATCGCGGATGTTAGTTAG
- a CDS encoding radical SAM protein, whose protein sequence is MPSILFIHPPVAKACEPPGGIAALVGTLERAGVECGVLDLNLEGLEGLMRGEVAGEDPWTRRAVRHRDRNLDAIRRKETYDSPDRYSRVVADLNRLVERSVPDVPGSGIRISLANYQDDRLAPTRTRDLLRAAEIPEANPFIPVLAPRLIRTMETFQPDAVGISLNYLSQALCAFALIGFIRRRWPDTAILLGGGLVTSWAGRLAKADGRLTGCELKPASDSVAGATSEFTLKGTLGTLGALFSGLVDAVISGPGEAPLLQWLDKAALGKVPSGLPKYGLFPLKNYFAPGLILPYAASRGCYWNRCAFCPEPAEGNRYAPVGRGRVVGDLRTLAEGHRPVLLHLVDNALSPALLDELIRTPPGPPWYGFVRFFPRLADPEYCRALRRAGCVMLKLGLESGSQAVLDRENKGVNLDLAERVLENLRLAGIARYVYLLFGTPSESEYEARATLKFTVRNSHAISFLNLALFNLPLAGRGRAGLEVLPYDDDLSLYAGFRHPKGWDRHLVRRFLDREFRRHPAVAAILRRDPPVFTSNHAPFFGDCSDT, encoded by the coding sequence TTGCCTTCCATCCTTTTCATCCACCCCCCGGTGGCCAAAGCTTGCGAACCGCCGGGAGGCATTGCCGCGTTGGTCGGAACCCTGGAGCGGGCCGGGGTGGAGTGCGGAGTTCTGGATCTGAATCTGGAAGGGCTGGAGGGACTGATGCGCGGCGAGGTGGCTGGGGAGGACCCCTGGACCCGGCGGGCCGTGCGCCACCGGGACCGGAACCTCGACGCGATCCGCCGTAAGGAGACCTATGACTCGCCGGATCGCTACTCGCGGGTGGTCGCGGATCTGAATCGCCTTGTGGAGCGATCCGTTCCGGACGTTCCAGGCTCGGGCATCCGGATTTCCCTGGCCAACTATCAGGATGATCGGCTGGCTCCCACGCGAACCCGGGATCTGCTCCGGGCCGCGGAAATACCGGAAGCCAATCCCTTTATACCGGTTCTCGCGCCCCGGCTGATCCGGACCATGGAGACGTTTCAGCCCGATGCCGTGGGTATTTCCCTGAACTACCTGAGTCAGGCCCTGTGCGCCTTCGCCTTGATCGGATTCATCCGTCGCCGCTGGCCGGATACGGCGATTCTTTTGGGCGGTGGGCTGGTCACCTCGTGGGCCGGGAGACTGGCCAAAGCAGATGGACGACTGACGGGTTGTGAGCTGAAGCCGGCGAGCGACTCTGTGGCCGGGGCGACCTCGGAATTCACCTTAAAGGGCACCTTGGGTACTCTGGGTGCTCTTTTCTCCGGACTGGTGGATGCGGTGATTTCCGGGCCTGGGGAAGCCCCGCTGCTTCAATGGCTCGACAAGGCCGCACTCGGGAAGGTTCCATCCGGACTCCCAAAATATGGTCTTTTTCCCTTGAAGAATTATTTCGCGCCGGGGCTGATTCTGCCCTATGCCGCTTCCCGAGGGTGCTACTGGAACCGATGCGCCTTTTGCCCGGAACCGGCGGAGGGCAACCGGTACGCCCCAGTGGGTCGTGGCCGGGTGGTGGGTGACCTGCGGACCTTAGCCGAAGGACATCGGCCCGTGCTGCTGCATCTGGTGGACAACGCCCTGAGCCCGGCCCTGCTGGACGAACTGATCCGCACTCCGCCAGGGCCTCCCTGGTATGGGTTTGTCCGCTTTTTCCCGCGTCTCGCGGACCCGGAGTACTGCCGCGCCCTGCGTCGGGCCGGTTGCGTGATGCTCAAGCTGGGGCTGGAGTCCGGCAGTCAGGCCGTCCTGGACCGGGAAAACAAGGGCGTGAACCTGGACTTGGCCGAGCGGGTTCTGGAAAACTTGCGCTTGGCCGGGATCGCCCGCTACGTTTATCTGCTCTTCGGTACGCCCTCTGAGTCCGAGTACGAGGCACGGGCTACGTTGAAATTCACCGTCCGGAACAGCCACGCCATCAGCTTTCTGAATCTGGCCTTGTTCAATCTGCCGTTGGCCGGACGGGGACGAGCCGGATTGGAGGTTTTGCCCTACGATGACGACCTTTCCCTGTATGCCGGCTTTCGGCATCCCAAAGGCTGGGATCGGCATTTGGTGCGCCGATTTCTGGATCGGGAATTCCGGCGCCACCCTGCCGTGGCCGCGATTCTGCGCCGCGACCCTCCCGTGTTCACCTCCAACCACGCCCCTTTTTTTGGGGATTGTTCGGATACGTGA
- a CDS encoding class IV adenylate cyclase: MPLEIEVKYLNPNLQSVCERLVDARATFCANHFEENWLFDTPDRRLRAANTLLRLRQADGATLTAKKKPDASQAFEARFKVLEELETKVDDPKSMRIILEMLGYVIVFRYEKIRATWQWQSCTICLDTLPFTQVVELEGTPESIELTARRLGLDKLEPSTGNYVQLYKDHCQALGVSEQDRFLFSETQRTAAKAAMREAGNDPTPYAVFLRPDFPGA, encoded by the coding sequence ATGCCCCTTGAAATTGAAGTAAAATACTTAAATCCGAACCTGCAAAGCGTCTGCGAGCGACTCGTGGATGCGAGGGCGACGTTTTGCGCCAACCATTTCGAGGAAAATTGGCTGTTCGACACTCCGGACCGGCGACTTCGGGCCGCGAACACCCTGCTTCGATTGCGGCAAGCGGACGGGGCAACGCTGACGGCGAAAAAGAAGCCGGATGCCTCACAAGCCTTTGAAGCACGATTCAAGGTGCTTGAAGAACTGGAGACAAAGGTCGACGACCCGAAATCGATGCGAATAATTCTGGAGATGTTGGGGTATGTCATCGTATTTCGATATGAGAAGATCCGGGCGACATGGCAGTGGCAATCATGTACCATCTGCCTGGATACGTTGCCCTTCACCCAAGTCGTGGAGCTTGAGGGGACGCCGGAGTCCATAGAGCTCACCGCCCGTCGACTCGGCCTGGACAAGCTGGAGCCGTCAACCGGGAACTATGTTCAACTGTACAAGGACCACTGTCAGGCCCTGGGCGTTTCGGAACAGGATAGGTTTCTTTTTTCCGAGACGCAACGCACCGCCGCCAAGGCCGCGATGCGGGAGGCCGGCAATGACCCTACCCCATACGCTGTATTTCTCCGGCCAGACTTCCCAGGGGCATGA
- the aat gene encoding leucyl/phenylalanyl-tRNA--protein transferase gives MPVHALHPQIIFPPVEQAEPDGLLAVGGDLSSERLLHAYSKGIFPWYGPGSPILWWSPDPRLVLFPEELHVSRSLRKVLRREPFQVSFDRAFPAVIGHCAAASRPDGPGTWLVPEMRLAYMLLHEVGLAHSVEVWEDGELVGGLYGVALGRVFFGESMFHLRPNASKVALIHLVQRLRRWDFRLLDCQQTTAHMQRFGAREIRRGQFMAILEEATVQPTIFGRWTEG, from the coding sequence ATGCCCGTCCATGCGTTGCATCCCCAGATCATCTTCCCCCCGGTGGAGCAAGCCGAACCGGACGGATTGCTTGCCGTGGGCGGGGACTTGTCCTCGGAGCGGTTGCTGCATGCCTACAGTAAAGGAATCTTCCCCTGGTACGGCCCCGGTTCGCCGATTCTCTGGTGGTCGCCGGATCCCCGCCTGGTTCTTTTTCCGGAGGAACTGCACGTCTCCCGCAGCCTGCGCAAGGTTTTGCGCAGGGAACCATTTCAGGTTTCCTTTGACCGGGCTTTTCCCGCGGTGATCGGCCATTGCGCCGCCGCTTCCAGGCCGGATGGCCCGGGAACGTGGCTGGTGCCGGAAATGCGGCTAGCCTACATGCTGTTGCATGAGGTCGGCCTGGCGCATTCCGTGGAGGTCTGGGAGGACGGAGAACTGGTCGGAGGGCTGTACGGCGTGGCCCTGGGCCGCGTTTTTTTCGGCGAATCCATGTTTCACTTGCGTCCGAACGCGTCCAAAGTCGCTCTGATTCATCTTGTTCAGCGATTGCGACGCTGGGATTTCCGGCTCCTGGACTGCCAGCAGACCACGGCGCACATGCAACGCTTCGGCGCTCGGGAAATCCGCCGCGGGCAGTTCATGGCCATCCTGGAAGAGGCCACGGTCCAACCGACCATTTTCGGTCGGTGGACGGAGGGGTGA
- the uvrB gene encoding excinuclease ABC subunit UvrB produces the protein MTTSSGPSPTTPFELISPYKPQGDQPQAIDALVAGVQSGEAHQVLLGVTGSGKTFTMAQVVARLGRPALVMAPNKTLAAQLFNEFKELFPNNAVEYFVSYYDYYQPEAYLPHSDTYIEKDSSINEEIDKLRHAATHALLTRRDVLIVASVSCIYGLGSPEYYAKMVIPIEAGQRLTMDDLLGRLVEVLYERNDIDFHRGTFRVRGDSLDIIPAYSHERALRLEFFGDELETIHEIDPLTGETHCQIQKTVIFPASHYVSDKENLLRAMADIRGELGERLRLLKAENRLVEAQRLEQRTMLDLEMIEELGYCTGIENYSRHLDGRRAGQPPACLLDYFPRDFLLFLDESHITVPQIGGMYHGDQSRKKTLVEFGFRLPSALDNRPLSIQEFWERVGQVVYVSATPGPYELEQSNGTVEQIIRPTGLVDPEVEVRPVRGQMDDLLAECKLREQRGERVLVTTLTKRMAEDLTEYLQNMGMSARYMHSDIDTLERVAIIQALRKGEFTVLVGINLLREGLDLPEVSLVAILDADKEGFLRSFRSLIQTFGRAARNVQGRVILYADKTTRSMAEAIDETSRRRQVQQEFNAAHGIVPTTIIKGMDNILGHIYAEAKDKDQSGTFREVGGRYGDANLSPKDMARRIKSLEREMRTAAKELEFERAAALRDEVALLRRKMLDGGEGS, from the coding sequence ATGACGACCTCTTCCGGCCCTTCGCCAACAACTCCTTTTGAACTGATCAGCCCATACAAACCCCAAGGCGACCAGCCCCAGGCCATCGATGCCCTGGTGGCCGGGGTTCAGTCCGGTGAGGCGCACCAAGTTTTGCTGGGCGTGACCGGGTCGGGCAAAACCTTCACCATGGCCCAGGTTGTTGCCCGGTTGGGGCGTCCGGCTCTGGTCATGGCCCCGAACAAGACCCTGGCCGCGCAGCTTTTCAACGAGTTCAAGGAGCTGTTCCCCAACAACGCCGTGGAGTATTTCGTCAGTTATTACGACTATTACCAGCCCGAAGCCTATTTACCGCACAGCGACACCTACATCGAGAAGGATTCCTCCATCAACGAGGAGATCGACAAGCTGCGCCATGCCGCGACCCATGCCCTGCTCACCCGGCGGGACGTGCTCATCGTGGCCTCGGTGTCCTGCATCTACGGTCTGGGATCGCCGGAATACTACGCCAAGATGGTCATTCCCATCGAGGCCGGGCAACGGCTGACCATGGACGACCTGCTGGGCCGCCTGGTGGAGGTGCTCTACGAGCGCAACGATATTGACTTCCACCGGGGCACCTTTCGGGTCCGGGGCGACAGCTTGGACATCATCCCGGCCTATAGCCACGAGCGGGCCCTGCGGCTGGAATTTTTCGGCGATGAACTGGAGACCATCCACGAGATCGATCCCCTGACCGGGGAAACCCATTGTCAAATCCAGAAGACCGTGATCTTTCCGGCCAGCCATTATGTTTCGGATAAGGAGAACCTGTTGCGGGCCATGGCGGACATCCGGGGCGAACTCGGGGAGCGGTTGCGGCTGCTCAAGGCCGAGAACAGGCTGGTGGAGGCCCAACGTCTAGAACAGCGGACCATGCTGGACCTGGAGATGATCGAGGAGCTGGGCTACTGCACGGGGATCGAGAACTACTCCCGGCATCTGGACGGCCGCCGGGCCGGACAGCCTCCGGCCTGTCTGCTGGATTACTTTCCCAGGGATTTCCTGCTGTTTCTGGACGAATCCCACATCACCGTGCCCCAGATCGGCGGCATGTACCACGGCGACCAGTCCCGCAAGAAAACCCTGGTGGAATTTGGCTTCCGCCTGCCTTCGGCCCTGGACAACCGGCCGCTGAGCATCCAGGAATTCTGGGAACGGGTGGGGCAGGTGGTTTACGTCTCTGCCACTCCAGGACCTTATGAACTGGAGCAGAGCAACGGCACGGTGGAGCAGATCATCCGGCCCACCGGCCTGGTGGACCCGGAGGTGGAGGTCCGTCCGGTGCGGGGGCAGATGGACGACCTGCTGGCCGAATGCAAGCTGCGCGAACAACGGGGCGAGCGGGTTCTGGTGACCACCTTGACCAAGCGTATGGCCGAGGATCTGACCGAGTACCTGCAAAACATGGGCATGAGTGCCCGGTATATGCATTCGGACATCGACACCCTGGAGCGGGTGGCCATCATCCAGGCTTTGCGCAAGGGCGAATTCACCGTGCTGGTGGGTATCAACCTGCTCCGGGAGGGGCTGGACCTGCCCGAAGTCTCCCTGGTGGCCATCCTGGACGCGGACAAGGAAGGGTTTCTGCGCTCGTTTCGCTCCTTGATCCAGACCTTTGGCCGGGCCGCCCGCAATGTTCAAGGCCGGGTGATTCTCTACGCGGACAAAACTACGCGCTCCATGGCCGAAGCCATTGACGAGACGTCCCGCCGTCGCCAGGTCCAGCAGGAGTTCAACGCGGCCCACGGCATCGTCCCGACCACGATCATCAAGGGCATGGACAACATCCTCGGCCATATCTATGCCGAGGCCAAGGACAAGGACCAGTCCGGAACCTTTCGTGAAGTCGGGGGCAGATACGGAGACGCAAACCTCTCCCCCAAGGACATGGCCCGCCGGATCAAAAGCCTGGAACGGGAAATGCGCACAGCGGCCAAGGAACTGGAATTCGAACGCGCCGCGGCCCTGCGCGACGAAGTGGCTTTGCTGCGGCGCAAGATGCTGGACGGTGGGGAAGGGAGTTGA
- a CDS encoding chemotaxis response regulator protein-glutamate methylesterase, whose protein sequence is MKQKIKVLIVDDSALVRQALIELLASDPGIEVVGAAGDPYAAVERMKEIVPDVITLDVEMPRMDGLTFLRKIMAQHPIPVIICSTLTEQGAETTLKALEYGAVEIIQKPKIGTKKFFEESRIRICDAVKAAASAKLRVYTPVIVKPKLTADAVIPLSQQPKAMVKTTEKVVVVGASTGGTEALRILLEALPMDCPAIAVVQHMPENFTAAFSKRLDGICRVTVREAQDGDTMLRGQALIAPGNRHMLLKRSGAKYYVEIKDGPLVSRHRPSVDVLFRSAARYAGANAVGVIMTGMGDDGAKGMRELFDAGAHTVAQDEQTSIVFGMPNEAIKLGGVRKVMPLGSLAGEIQRMG, encoded by the coding sequence ATGAAACAAAAAATCAAGGTGCTGATTGTGGACGATTCCGCCTTGGTTCGGCAGGCGCTGATCGAACTGCTTGCCTCGGATCCGGGCATCGAGGTGGTCGGGGCCGCCGGGGACCCGTACGCCGCGGTGGAACGGATGAAAGAGATCGTTCCGGATGTGATCACTCTGGACGTGGAAATGCCGCGTATGGACGGGCTGACTTTTCTGCGCAAGATTATGGCCCAACATCCGATCCCGGTGATCATCTGCTCTACGCTGACCGAACAGGGTGCTGAGACCACCCTCAAGGCTTTGGAATACGGGGCCGTGGAGATTATCCAGAAGCCCAAGATCGGAACCAAGAAGTTTTTCGAGGAGTCCCGGATCAGGATTTGCGACGCGGTGAAAGCCGCGGCCAGCGCTAAGTTGCGGGTGTACACGCCGGTCATTGTCAAACCCAAGCTGACCGCGGACGCCGTGATTCCCCTGAGCCAACAGCCCAAGGCCATGGTCAAGACCACGGAAAAGGTCGTGGTGGTGGGAGCGTCCACTGGTGGAACCGAGGCCTTGCGCATCCTTCTCGAGGCCTTGCCCATGGATTGCCCGGCCATCGCCGTGGTCCAGCACATGCCGGAGAATTTCACCGCGGCCTTTTCCAAGCGCCTGGACGGGATCTGCCGGGTCACGGTCCGGGAGGCCCAGGACGGCGACACCATGCTCCGCGGACAAGCCTTGATCGCGCCTGGAAACAGGCACATGCTGCTCAAGCGCAGCGGGGCAAAATATTATGTGGAAATCAAGGACGGGCCGTTGGTTTCCCGGCACAGGCCCTCGGTGGACGTGCTGTTCCGCTCCGCGGCCCGGTATGCCGGGGCCAACGCGGTGGGCGTGATCATGACCGGGATGGGGGATGACGGGGCCAAGGGCATGCGCGAATTGTTCGACGCCGGGGCTCATACCGTGGCCCAGGACGAGCAGACCAGTATCGTGTTCGGGATGCCCAACGAGGCCATCAAGCTGGGCGGAGTGCGCAAGGTCATGCCCCTGGGAAGTCTGGCCGGAGAAATACAGCGTATGGGGTAG